In the genome of Brassica rapa cultivar Chiifu-401-42 unplaced genomic scaffold, CAAS_Brap_v3.01 Scaffold0923, whole genome shotgun sequence, one region contains:
- the LOC103848965 gene encoding protein LYK2, producing MAGSVSKECMISLIMIFFTWSLCATSNDLLSCDPKESSSSSSTSYVCHSNLQKCRTFATLRANSPLRGHELQFIPIDCTCNGRFYEAHLFKTCVKGLTTCLSIRDKNPQVSEESLEEKVKLRLGVKCCCPEEGAARFLVTYPVSEGESVSSLADKFNTREDAAIVSANNNSGVVPRTPALIPLDHKPQNTLPSRQKKKRSKMKKLMIAVSSAIAGVMGLITLIVLGYLHWKKETRLQSWISNKDPETRQLSLSIRTTSDKKISFEGSSQEGSILDSVAVVGTTTPRKPVVEIYALEELEKATENFSSTNHIKGSVYFGSLKGKDLAVKQVSAGVMKRFDFGLLNDQSHYYSHNLVRVLGTCSPPGPDEGASYLVFEYAKNGSLWDWLQNKLAIKNQFIESCYCFLAWKQRIKICHDVAIALKFMHRINYVHGNITSRNIFLNEDLRGKVGNFGMSSSKDDNIGSSMSPATDVFSYGIILMEVLSGQTPEMLLGPQEENRANPEWKRLREFMMGEKEMLREVMDSTFGESYSVDSAYEMARLATDCTAEEAELRPSAAEIVERVSRLVDEDESVTIIERDNTTLISESSYKPLVRKGDEC from the exons ATGGCTGGTTCAGTTAGTAAAGAGTGCATGATAAGTCTTATAATGATCTTTTTCACATGGTCTCTCTGTGCAACTTCAAATGATCTGCTTAGCTGCGACCCAAAAGaatcctcttcctcctcctcaacTAGCTACGTTTGCCACTCAAACCTCCAAAAGTGCCGCACTTTCGCCACTCTAAGAGCCAATTCTCCCTTGAGGGGCCATGAGTTACAATTTATCCCGATTGACTGCACATGTAATGGAAGGTTCTACGAGGCTCATCTGTTCAAAACTTGCGTTAAAGGCCTGACCACGTGCCT GTCTATAAGAGACAAGAATCCTCAGGTATCAGAGGAGAGCCTGGAGGAGAAGGTTAAGTTGCGGTTGGGGGTCAAGTGTTGTTGTCCAGAAGAAGGCGCCGCAAGGTTTCTCGTCACATATCCGGTGAGTGAGGGGGAAAGCGTTTCAAGCTTGGCAGACAAGTTCAACACAAGAGAGGATGCTGCTATTGTCTCTGCAAACAACAATTCTGGAGTGGTTCCACGCACCCCTGCTCTCATACCTCTTGATCATAAACCCCAGAACACCCTGCCGAGTCGCCAGAAGAAAAAGCGGTCAAAGATGAAGAAGCTGATGATCGCTGTGAGCAGCGCGATTGCTGGGGTTATGGGTCTTATCACTCTCATAGTGTTGGGTTACTTGCACTGGAAGAAAGAGACGCGTCTGCAAAGCTGGATAAGCAATAAAGATCCAGAGACGCGGCAGCTGAGCCTGAGCATCCGCACCACCAGTGACAAGAAAATCTCCTTTGAAGGGTCGTCACAGGAGGGTTCCATATTGGATTCTGTTGCTGTCGTTGGCACCACAACTCCCCGAAAGCCCGTTGTGGAGATTTACGCGTTGGAGGAGCTGGAGAAAGCCACTGAGAATTTCAGCTCAACCAATCACATCAAAGGTTCCGTTTATTTCGGTTCTCTCAAAGGCAAAGACTTGGCTGTCAAGCAAGTGAGCGCCGGTGTAATGAAAAGATTCGACTTCGGGCTTCTCAACGATCAGTCACACTACTACAGTCACAACCTGGTGAGGGTTCTTGGGACATGTTCCCCCCCGGGCCCGGATGAGGGTGCTTCTTATCTGGTTTTCGAGTACGCAAAGAATGGGTCTTTGTGGGATTGGCTCCAGAACAAATTGGCCATCAAGAATCAATTCATCGAGTCTTGTTACTGTTTCTTGGCATGGAAACAGAGGATCAAGATCTGCCACGATGTCGCCATCGCCTTAAAGTTTATGCATCGGATTAACTATGTTCACGGCAACATCACGAGCAGGAACATTTTCTTGAATGAAGATCTTAGAGGTAAAGTCGGAAACTTTGGCATGTCGTCGTCAAAGGATGACAACATTGGTTCTTCCATGTCTCCAGCTACTGACGTCTTCTCTTACGGGATCATCCTAATGGAGGTTTTGTCTGGACAAACCCCAGAGATGTTGCTTGGACCGCAAGAAGAAAATAGGGCTAATCCCGAGTGGAAGAGACTGAGAGAGTTTATGATGGGGGAGAAGGAAATGCTAAGGGAAGTGATGGATAGCACGTTTGGGGAGAGCTATTCAGTTGATTCTGCCTATGAAATGGCAAGACTTGCAACAGACTGTACAGCAGAAGAAGCAGAGCTAAGGCCGAGCGCGGCTGAGATTGTAGAGAGGGTTTCGAGATTGGTGGATGAAGATGAGTCAGTAACAATAATAGAGAGAGATAATACCACCTTGATTTCAGAGAGTTCTTACAAGCCTTTGGTAAGGAAAGGAGATGAATGCtaa
- the LOC103848964 gene encoding lysine histidine transporter-like 4 isoform X2 → MIQSPPNRDHVEDHQSFDLEDWLPITASRNANWYYSAFHNVTAMVGAGVLGLPYAMSELGGPGVAVLILSWVITLYTLWQMIEMHEMFEGQRFDRYHELGQAAFGRKLGLYIIVPLQLLVETSACIIYMVTGGESLKKVHQLSVGDDKCTKLRIEYFILIFASSQFVLSLLKNFNSISGVSLVAAVMSVSYSTIAWVASLAREAPESVEYGYKKRTNSVPLDLLGGLGEIAFAYAGHNVVLEIQATIPSTPENPSKRPMWKGAIVAYLIVAFCYFPVALIGFKTFGNNVEENILTSLHDPKALIILANMFVVVHLLGSYQVYAMPVFDMIESVMIRKWHFRPTRVLRFSIRWTFVAATMGIAVALPYFSALLSFFGGFVFAPTTYFIPCIIWLILKKPKRFSLSWCINWSCIILGVVLMIIAPIGGLAKLRYQIKHKRLPNSNCTIT, encoded by the exons ATGATCCAAAGTCCACCAAACCGAGATCATGTGGAG GATCATCAATCATTTGATCTGGAAGATTGGCTTCCAATAACAGCATCAAGAAATGCAAATTGGTACTATTCAGCTTTCCACAACGTAACTGCAATGGTTGGTGCTGGAGTTCTTGGCCTTCCCTACGCCATGTCAGAGCTTGG GGGACCTGGGGTTGCGGTGCTGATCCTGTCATGGGTGATCACGTTGTACACCCTCTGGCAAATGATTGAGATGCACGAGATGTTTGAAGGGCAACGGTTTGATAGGTACCACGAGCTGGGTCAGGCAGCCTTTGGAAGGAAGCTTGGTTTGTATATCATCGTGCCGCTACAGCTTCTTGTTGAAACCAGTGCGTGCATTATCTATATGGTGACCGGAGGTGAATCGTTGAAAAAGGTTCATCAACTTTCTGTGGGAGATGACAAGTGCACAAAGCTGAGAATCGAATACTTCATTTTGATATTTGCCTCTTCACAGTTTGTGCTCTCCCTTCTAAAGAACTTCAACTCCATTTCCGGTGTCTCTTTGGTGGCTGCCGTCATGTCTGTAAG CTACTCCACGATAGCTTGGGTAGCCTCACTGGCAAGGGAAGCCCCAGAGAGTGTCGAGTACGGttacaaaaaaagaacaaactCGGTTCCGTTAGACTTGTTAGGTGGATTGGGAGAGATTGCTTTTGCGTACGCAGGTCATAACGTAGTTTTAGAAATTCAAGCAACGATCCCATCAACACCAGAGAATCCGTCGAAACGACCCATGTGGAAGGGAGCCATCGTAGCCTATCTCATCGTAGCTTTCTGCTACTTCCCTGTGGCTCTTATAGGGTTTAAGACCTTTGGGAACAATGTCGAAGAAAATATTCTGACATCACTCCATGATCCCAAGGCACTTATCATTCTTGCCAACATGTTTGTGGTCGTACACCTCCTCGGAAGCTACCAG gtgtacGCAATGCCCGTGTTTGACATGATCGAATCTGTAATGATAAGGAAATGGCACTTCAGGCCTACAAGGGTTCTAAGGTTTAGCATCCGATGGACATTTGTGG CTGCCACGATGGGTATTGCAGTGGCATTACCGTATTTCAGTGCTTTGCTATCATTTTTTGGGGGATTCGTGTTTGCCCCAACCACATACTTT ATACCTTGCATCATATGGTTGATCCTGAAGAAACCAAAGAGATTTAGTCTATCATGGTGTATCAACTGG AGTTGCATAATTCTTGGGGTTGTACTGATGATCATTGCACCTATTGGAGGACTCGCTAAATTAAGATATCAGATCAAACACAAGCGTCTACCTAACTCCAACTGCACCATCACCTAA
- the LOC103848966 gene encoding uncharacterized protein LOC103848966, which produces MQSSNEKASKLLSFLLIIVFVNHVFCDGNGTISDLNLTVSISPHPLPVETSFKIPSPLPVETSFKFPSPLPVIPPGGEKNFGNGKIDLGGLEVIQVSISESTSQRVWRAFEGGPDNMGVSIFEPINLPAGFFTLGFYAQPNNRMLFGWVLVAKDVSGNNLRPPVDYMELGNTTSVVVKQEGPAYFWQPLCPNGYGAVGVFVTTSPVKPSLRQETISCVRSDHTEQMSEADAWVWGIEGVTVSSLRPANRGTEAAGVYTGTFSFQQLNFPLPSLSCLRNTKFDLSSMPSQDQTRDLFRAYSPLIYFHPNEEFLPSSVDWVFSNGALLYQKGNESNPVPVQPNGSNLPQGGSDDGLYWMDYPADESARERVKRGDLGNTKVYLHIKPMFGGTFTDIVVWIFLPFNGNAHLKILFMKSLSLGNVGEHIGDWEHVTLRISNFNGELWRVYFSEHSGGSLVEACDLEFQGGNKPVAYASFHGHAMFSRPGLVLQGQDGNGIRNDMARSDKFFDTSTGYEVIAGQGIVEPPWLNYFRKWGPTVQHDLEKTIDGFAKTLPGFLRKKFRELTDKIPHEVLEEEGPTGPKVKQSWNADE; this is translated from the coding sequence ATGCAATCGTCTAATGAAAAAGCCTCTAAACTTTTGAGTTTTCTTTTGATTATAGTATTTGTTAACCATGTATTTTGCGACGGAAATGGAACCATCTCCGATTTGAATCTCACAGTTAGCATATCTCCGCATCCATTACCTGTAGAGACAAGCTTCAAGATTCCTTCTCCATTACCTGTAGAGACAAGTTTCAAGTTTCCTTCTCCGTTGCCTGTTATCCCTCCGGGTGGTGAGAAAAACTTCGGGAATGGAAAGATAGATCTTGGAGGTCTTGAGGTGATCCAAGTCTCCATCTCAGAGTCAACGTCACAGAGGGTATGGAGAGCATTCGAGGGAGGGCCCGACAACATGGGAGTCAGCATCTTTGAACCCATCAATCTTCCTGCTGGTTTCTTCACACTTGGTTTCTATGCACAACCCAACAACCGTATGCTTTTCGGTTGGGTTCTTGTTGCAAAAGACGTATCCGGGAATAACTTGAGACCACCAGTTGACTACATGGAACTCGGTAACACTACCTCAGTCGTCGTCAAGCAAGAGGGGCCAGCATATTTTTGGCAGCCTTTATGTCCCAACGGGTATGGAGCGGTTGGCGTGTTTGTCACTACTTCTCCGGTGAAGCCATCTTTAAGACAAGAAACAATAAGCTGTGTCAGATCGGATCATACGGAACAGATGAGCGAAGCCGATGCATGGGTATGGGGGATAGAAGGAGTTACTGTTTCTAGTTTGAGACCTGCAAACAGAGGAACAGAGGCAGCTGGTGTGTACACAGGGACATTCAGCTTTCAGCAACTAAATTTTCCTCTTCCGTCTTTGTCCTGCCTGAGAAATACAAAATTTGACTTGTCTAGCATGCCAAGCCAAGATCAGACTAGAGATTTATTTCGAGCCTATTCTCCTTTGATTTATTTTCATCCGAATGAGGAGTTCCTTCCTTCCTCTGTCGATTGGGTTTTCTCCAACGGTGCCTTGTTATACCAGAAAGGTAACGAATCTAACCCCGTCCCGGTTCAACCCAACGGTTCAAACCTTCCTCAAGGCGGCTCGGACGATGGCTTATACTGGATGGATTATCCAGCCGATGAGAGTGCCAGGGAAAGGGTTAAGAGGGGAGACTTAGGAAACACAAAAGTGTATCTACACATCAAGCCAATGTTTGGAGGCACTTTCACTGACATTGTCGTCTGGATATTCCTTCCTTTCAACGGCAATGCCCACCTCAAGATTTTATTCATGAAGAGCCTCTCCCTAGGGAATGTCGGTGAACATATTGGAGATTGGGAACACGTTACCTTGCGGATCAGCAACTTCAACGGCGAATTGTGGCGTGTCTACTTCTCTGAGCACAGTGGAGGAAGTCTAGTGGAGGCATGCGATCTAGAGTTCCAAGGTGGAAACAAGCCTGTGGCTTACGCGTCTTTTCACGGACACGCAATGTTCTCAAGACCCGGACTCGTGTTGCAAGGCCAAGACGGGAACGGCATAAGGAATGACATGGCGAGAAGTGACAAGTTCTTTGATACTAGTACTGGTTATGAGGTGATTGCAGGACAAGGAATCGTGGAGCCACCGTGGCTAAATTATTTTAGGAAATGGGGACCAACCGTCCAACATGACCTTGAAAAGACCATTGACGGTTTTGCCAAGACATTGCCCGGATTTTTGCGTAAGAAATTCCGTGAGCTCACTGACAAAATACCACATGAAGTCCTTGAAGAAGAGGGTCCCACTGGACCCAAAGTCAAACAGTCTTGGAACGCTGATGAATAA
- the LOC103848964 gene encoding lysine histidine transporter-like 4 isoform X4 — MVGAGVLGLPYAMSELGWGPGVAVLILSWVITLYTLWQMIEMHEMFEGQRFDRYHELGQAAFGRKLGLYIIVPLQLLVETSACIIYMVTGGESLKKVHQLSVGDDKCTKLRIEYFILIFASSQFVLSLLKNFNSISGVSLVAAVMSVSYSTIAWVASLAREAPESVEYGYKKRTNSVPLDLLGGLGEIAFAYAGHNVVLEIQATIPSTPENPSKRPMWKGAIVAYLIVAFCYFPVALIGFKTFGNNVEENILTSLHDPKALIILANMFVVVHLLGSYQVYAMPVFDMIESVMIRKWHFRPTRVLRFSIRWTFVAATMGIAVALPYFSALLSFFGGFVFAPTTYFIPCIIWLILKKPKRFSLSWCINWSCIILGVVLMIIAPIGGLAKLRYQIKHKRLPNSNCTIT; from the exons ATGGTTGGTGCTGGAGTTCTTGGCCTTCCCTACGCCATGTCAGAGCTTGGATG GGGACCTGGGGTTGCGGTGCTGATCCTGTCATGGGTGATCACGTTGTACACCCTCTGGCAAATGATTGAGATGCACGAGATGTTTGAAGGGCAACGGTTTGATAGGTACCACGAGCTGGGTCAGGCAGCCTTTGGAAGGAAGCTTGGTTTGTATATCATCGTGCCGCTACAGCTTCTTGTTGAAACCAGTGCGTGCATTATCTATATGGTGACCGGAGGTGAATCGTTGAAAAAGGTTCATCAACTTTCTGTGGGAGATGACAAGTGCACAAAGCTGAGAATCGAATACTTCATTTTGATATTTGCCTCTTCACAGTTTGTGCTCTCCCTTCTAAAGAACTTCAACTCCATTTCCGGTGTCTCTTTGGTGGCTGCCGTCATGTCTGTAAG CTACTCCACGATAGCTTGGGTAGCCTCACTGGCAAGGGAAGCCCCAGAGAGTGTCGAGTACGGttacaaaaaaagaacaaactCGGTTCCGTTAGACTTGTTAGGTGGATTGGGAGAGATTGCTTTTGCGTACGCAGGTCATAACGTAGTTTTAGAAATTCAAGCAACGATCCCATCAACACCAGAGAATCCGTCGAAACGACCCATGTGGAAGGGAGCCATCGTAGCCTATCTCATCGTAGCTTTCTGCTACTTCCCTGTGGCTCTTATAGGGTTTAAGACCTTTGGGAACAATGTCGAAGAAAATATTCTGACATCACTCCATGATCCCAAGGCACTTATCATTCTTGCCAACATGTTTGTGGTCGTACACCTCCTCGGAAGCTACCAG gtgtacGCAATGCCCGTGTTTGACATGATCGAATCTGTAATGATAAGGAAATGGCACTTCAGGCCTACAAGGGTTCTAAGGTTTAGCATCCGATGGACATTTGTGG CTGCCACGATGGGTATTGCAGTGGCATTACCGTATTTCAGTGCTTTGCTATCATTTTTTGGGGGATTCGTGTTTGCCCCAACCACATACTTT ATACCTTGCATCATATGGTTGATCCTGAAGAAACCAAAGAGATTTAGTCTATCATGGTGTATCAACTGG AGTTGCATAATTCTTGGGGTTGTACTGATGATCATTGCACCTATTGGAGGACTCGCTAAATTAAGATATCAGATCAAACACAAGCGTCTACCTAACTCCAACTGCACCATCACCTAA
- the LOC103848964 gene encoding lysine histidine transporter-like 4 isoform X1, translated as MIQSPPNRDHVEDHQSFDLEDWLPITASRNANWYYSAFHNVTAMVGAGVLGLPYAMSELGWGPGVAVLILSWVITLYTLWQMIEMHEMFEGQRFDRYHELGQAAFGRKLGLYIIVPLQLLVETSACIIYMVTGGESLKKVHQLSVGDDKCTKLRIEYFILIFASSQFVLSLLKNFNSISGVSLVAAVMSVSYSTIAWVASLAREAPESVEYGYKKRTNSVPLDLLGGLGEIAFAYAGHNVVLEIQATIPSTPENPSKRPMWKGAIVAYLIVAFCYFPVALIGFKTFGNNVEENILTSLHDPKALIILANMFVVVHLLGSYQVYAMPVFDMIESVMIRKWHFRPTRVLRFSIRWTFVAATMGIAVALPYFSALLSFFGGFVFAPTTYFIPCIIWLILKKPKRFSLSWCINWSCIILGVVLMIIAPIGGLAKLRYQIKHKRLPNSNCTIT; from the exons ATGATCCAAAGTCCACCAAACCGAGATCATGTGGAG GATCATCAATCATTTGATCTGGAAGATTGGCTTCCAATAACAGCATCAAGAAATGCAAATTGGTACTATTCAGCTTTCCACAACGTAACTGCAATGGTTGGTGCTGGAGTTCTTGGCCTTCCCTACGCCATGTCAGAGCTTGGATG GGGACCTGGGGTTGCGGTGCTGATCCTGTCATGGGTGATCACGTTGTACACCCTCTGGCAAATGATTGAGATGCACGAGATGTTTGAAGGGCAACGGTTTGATAGGTACCACGAGCTGGGTCAGGCAGCCTTTGGAAGGAAGCTTGGTTTGTATATCATCGTGCCGCTACAGCTTCTTGTTGAAACCAGTGCGTGCATTATCTATATGGTGACCGGAGGTGAATCGTTGAAAAAGGTTCATCAACTTTCTGTGGGAGATGACAAGTGCACAAAGCTGAGAATCGAATACTTCATTTTGATATTTGCCTCTTCACAGTTTGTGCTCTCCCTTCTAAAGAACTTCAACTCCATTTCCGGTGTCTCTTTGGTGGCTGCCGTCATGTCTGTAAG CTACTCCACGATAGCTTGGGTAGCCTCACTGGCAAGGGAAGCCCCAGAGAGTGTCGAGTACGGttacaaaaaaagaacaaactCGGTTCCGTTAGACTTGTTAGGTGGATTGGGAGAGATTGCTTTTGCGTACGCAGGTCATAACGTAGTTTTAGAAATTCAAGCAACGATCCCATCAACACCAGAGAATCCGTCGAAACGACCCATGTGGAAGGGAGCCATCGTAGCCTATCTCATCGTAGCTTTCTGCTACTTCCCTGTGGCTCTTATAGGGTTTAAGACCTTTGGGAACAATGTCGAAGAAAATATTCTGACATCACTCCATGATCCCAAGGCACTTATCATTCTTGCCAACATGTTTGTGGTCGTACACCTCCTCGGAAGCTACCAG gtgtacGCAATGCCCGTGTTTGACATGATCGAATCTGTAATGATAAGGAAATGGCACTTCAGGCCTACAAGGGTTCTAAGGTTTAGCATCCGATGGACATTTGTGG CTGCCACGATGGGTATTGCAGTGGCATTACCGTATTTCAGTGCTTTGCTATCATTTTTTGGGGGATTCGTGTTTGCCCCAACCACATACTTT ATACCTTGCATCATATGGTTGATCCTGAAGAAACCAAAGAGATTTAGTCTATCATGGTGTATCAACTGG AGTTGCATAATTCTTGGGGTTGTACTGATGATCATTGCACCTATTGGAGGACTCGCTAAATTAAGATATCAGATCAAACACAAGCGTCTACCTAACTCCAACTGCACCATCACCTAA
- the LOC103848964 gene encoding lysine histidine transporter-like 4 isoform X3 produces MHLQDHQSFDLEDWLPITASRNANWYYSAFHNVTAMVGAGVLGLPYAMSELGGPGVAVLILSWVITLYTLWQMIEMHEMFEGQRFDRYHELGQAAFGRKLGLYIIVPLQLLVETSACIIYMVTGGESLKKVHQLSVGDDKCTKLRIEYFILIFASSQFVLSLLKNFNSISGVSLVAAVMSVSYSTIAWVASLAREAPESVEYGYKKRTNSVPLDLLGGLGEIAFAYAGHNVVLEIQATIPSTPENPSKRPMWKGAIVAYLIVAFCYFPVALIGFKTFGNNVEENILTSLHDPKALIILANMFVVVHLLGSYQVYAMPVFDMIESVMIRKWHFRPTRVLRFSIRWTFVAATMGIAVALPYFSALLSFFGGFVFAPTTYFIPCIIWLILKKPKRFSLSWCINWSCIILGVVLMIIAPIGGLAKLRYQIKHKRLPNSNCTIT; encoded by the exons ATGCATTTGCAGGATCATCAATCATTTGATCTGGAAGATTGGCTTCCAATAACAGCATCAAGAAATGCAAATTGGTACTATTCAGCTTTCCACAACGTAACTGCAATGGTTGGTGCTGGAGTTCTTGGCCTTCCCTACGCCATGTCAGAGCTTGG GGGACCTGGGGTTGCGGTGCTGATCCTGTCATGGGTGATCACGTTGTACACCCTCTGGCAAATGATTGAGATGCACGAGATGTTTGAAGGGCAACGGTTTGATAGGTACCACGAGCTGGGTCAGGCAGCCTTTGGAAGGAAGCTTGGTTTGTATATCATCGTGCCGCTACAGCTTCTTGTTGAAACCAGTGCGTGCATTATCTATATGGTGACCGGAGGTGAATCGTTGAAAAAGGTTCATCAACTTTCTGTGGGAGATGACAAGTGCACAAAGCTGAGAATCGAATACTTCATTTTGATATTTGCCTCTTCACAGTTTGTGCTCTCCCTTCTAAAGAACTTCAACTCCATTTCCGGTGTCTCTTTGGTGGCTGCCGTCATGTCTGTAAG CTACTCCACGATAGCTTGGGTAGCCTCACTGGCAAGGGAAGCCCCAGAGAGTGTCGAGTACGGttacaaaaaaagaacaaactCGGTTCCGTTAGACTTGTTAGGTGGATTGGGAGAGATTGCTTTTGCGTACGCAGGTCATAACGTAGTTTTAGAAATTCAAGCAACGATCCCATCAACACCAGAGAATCCGTCGAAACGACCCATGTGGAAGGGAGCCATCGTAGCCTATCTCATCGTAGCTTTCTGCTACTTCCCTGTGGCTCTTATAGGGTTTAAGACCTTTGGGAACAATGTCGAAGAAAATATTCTGACATCACTCCATGATCCCAAGGCACTTATCATTCTTGCCAACATGTTTGTGGTCGTACACCTCCTCGGAAGCTACCAG gtgtacGCAATGCCCGTGTTTGACATGATCGAATCTGTAATGATAAGGAAATGGCACTTCAGGCCTACAAGGGTTCTAAGGTTTAGCATCCGATGGACATTTGTGG CTGCCACGATGGGTATTGCAGTGGCATTACCGTATTTCAGTGCTTTGCTATCATTTTTTGGGGGATTCGTGTTTGCCCCAACCACATACTTT ATACCTTGCATCATATGGTTGATCCTGAAGAAACCAAAGAGATTTAGTCTATCATGGTGTATCAACTGG AGTTGCATAATTCTTGGGGTTGTACTGATGATCATTGCACCTATTGGAGGACTCGCTAAATTAAGATATCAGATCAAACACAAGCGTCTACCTAACTCCAACTGCACCATCACCTAA
- the LOC103848963 gene encoding transcription factor GTE11-like: MEDEDVDIGYNEQPISRISPVRTHKDKAVGNSTHVKSVPRLLSSPELIQGPSMRGIGVAFEWSDNQFPKEKTSSSQWIG, encoded by the exons ATGGAGGACGAGGATGTTGACATTGGTTATAATGAGCAACCTATATCCCGCATCTCTCCTGTCAGGACACACAAGGATAAGGCAGTGGGGAACTCTACTC ACGTGAAGAGTGTGCCAAGACTATTGAGTTCACCAGAG CTGATACAGGGGCCCTCAATGCGTGGAATTGGAGTCGCATTTGAATGGAGCGACAATCAATTCCCCAAGGAGAAAAC AAGCTCCAGCCAGTGGATTGGGTGA